GCTCGACACGGTGGTACCGACGATACGCAGGAGTGCCGGATACGCGCCCACCGTGCTGCTTGGCGACCTCAACCTCCGACGCGGCGGCTCCCCCGACGTGCGGTCCTGCGTACCACCGGACTACCTGCGGATCGACGACGGCGCGCTGCAACACGTCATGGCGACAACTGACGTCAGGATCTGCTGCGGCCGGTCGGTGGGCATGCACGGGGCGACCGACCATCCGGGGCTGCTGGCCACACTCACGATCGACGGAGACCTCCCGCCGTGACGGCCCCGTACCCACGCGCTGCACCGGCGGCGCGTTCGTGGTGTTCCCCAAGGCACTGACGCGCCGCCGACCTGCGACCACGCATCATCGATGCCATCGAGTCCCGCCTGCGGTAGGGACCCCAGGCCCACCATCCCGGGCCGGTGCCGCAAGCACCAGCAGCACGATCGCGAGGACCGGCACGAGCGCCAGCAGCGGTTCCGTGACCAGGCCTGGCGAGAAGAGGTCGTCGAGCGCCGTCATGCCCTCCACATCGGAGCGGAAGCCCGCCTGGAGGAACACCGCCTGGTGGCTGAACAAGCCCAGCTCCTGCCGGTTGACCGGCCGGACCGGCCCCGCGGCCGCCAGGTCAGCGGCGAGTACGGCAGCGGTCAGCAGCAACGCGCCCAGCATGGCCGGGACGCCGAACCGCCACTGCCGACCGGCGGCCACCACGAGCACCGCAAGCCCGGCGGCGACCACCACCATGGTTGGTAACTGGACGCCGAGCGTGACCAACAGCCGGGCCAGTCTCCCTCCGCCCAGGTCGGCGACCAGCATGACGGCCACCCCCGCGACGGCGGTCCAGGCGATCCACCGTAGCCATCGTGCGTCGGTCCGCGGCCGGTCGGCCAGCGTCACCACCGTTCCCACGCAGATCAGCGGTATGCCCAGCAGTGCCGACCAATGCTGCGTGACCTGCGCCGACATCGCCTCACCCAGCCACGCGAGATCGTCGCCGACCGAATACGGGCGCGGCGCGCTCAGCGGCGCGTAGAACGGTGACAGGTACCGTGGCCCGCCCGAGTCCGCCGCCGACGTCACGGCGTCGACGGCGAGCAGGCCGATACCACCAGCGACGGCGAGGCGGCCGCGCCCGGCGCCGAGCAGCACGATCGCCGCGAGAGCGGTCAGCGCCACGCCGGTCGCCTGCCCCGCGAGGACCGACGCGTCCGACAGCACGCCAAGGACATGCACCACTGCGGCGCCGGCGACCACCGACCAACACACCGATCCGGGAGACAGCCACACGGCGCACATCCAACCACGGTGCCGCCCCCGCCGTCAGGGACCGGCCCCGGCGATGGGAGGCCCCGTGGCGTTCCCTCCCGGTCAGGTGACCTTTTGGACGCTCTCGGCGAACGCCGGAACGTCGGCGTGGCCGAACAGCCCGGGAACCCCGCCGGTGTGGATGAAGACGGTCGTGTTGCCCGGTTCGATCTCGCCGCGCCGAGTTGCCGCGATGAGTGCCGCCATCGCGCGCCCGGTGTACGTGGGATCGAGGATGATCCCCTCCAGCCGGGCGACGAGGGTCAGCGCCTCCTCGACCGTGTCGGTGAGGCTCGGGTAGCCGCTCCCGATGTGGTCACGGTCGATGCGCAGGTCGTCGGCGCGAACATCCGGCGAGAGTGCGGCGACGAAGGCCGCCACGCGCTGTCGGGAGTCGTCGACCGCCCCGACATCGACGCCGAGCGTGCGGTCCGGGCCGAGGCTCGCAACGAGCCCGGCCATCGTGGCGCCCGAGCCGAGGGCCACCACGGCGGTACGCAGGTCGGGCACCTGGGACATCAACTCCTCGCCGCACCGTGCGTAGCCGCGGGTCGCCAACTCGCTGGACCCGCCGAACGGGATGAGGGCCGGACGCGCCCCTTCGGCACGCAGCCGGTCGCACACCCGCGTGGCGGCGTCTGCGAGTGCCTGCTGACCCGTCACCCCGGTGAAGACGATTTCGGCACCGAGGAACGCATCGAGAACGAGGTTGCCGGATCGCGCCACCCCGGGTTCACCCGGGAACACCAGCACGGCGCGTAGGCCGAGGCGCGCGGCGGTCGCGGCGGTGAGCCGAGCATGGTTGCTCTGTGGTCCGCCGGTGGTGACGAGCGTGTCGGCGTCATTCGCGAGTGCTTCGGCGGCCGTCCATTCCAGCTTCCGGATCTTGTTGCCGCCGCCGCCGAGGCCGGTGAGGTCGTCCCTCTTGATCAGAAGGTCACCGCGACCGAGCCCGAGAGCGGCGGCCAGTCGGGGCATCGGCTCCACCGGTGTGGGCCACGTGCCGAGCGTGAGCGGAACGATGGGTTCGGACATGCTGCCATCTTGGCAGGACCATCCGGTCGACAGCCGCCGAAGGATGCGGCAGCCATCAGGCGCGGCCATCAGGCGCTACTTCAGGAAATCCAGCAGCTGCCGTGTGGTCTCTCGGGAGCCTCCTCCGGATTGACATCCTCCACCGCCCTGAAGGGCGGGGATTCCCTCGGTCACCCAAGGGGGTTCCTGTTTCACCGGGCCGCGCCTTCACCGCTCGCGCGGGTCGGGTCTCACCGGCCCTCCACAGGCGTTTTACCTCTCCGCCAGCCCGGCGGCGAGAATGTTCTTCGCGGCGTTGACGTCCCGGTCATGCACGGCATCACAGCCGGGACACGTCCAGGCGCGAACGCCGAGAGTCATCGCGGTGTTGATCCGCCCGCACGCCGAGCAGGTCTTCGTGCTCGGATACCAGCGGTCGACGGCGATAACCTGCCGCCCGTACCAGGCGGCCTTGTACTCGATCATGCTGCGCAGTTGCGTCCACGCCGCGTCGGAAATGGCGCGGGCCAGCGAGTGGTTGCGCAGCATGGTGCGCACACTGAGATCCTCGATCACGACCGTTTGATTCTCACGGACGAGTCGAGTCGACAGCTTGTGCAGGTGATCCCGCCGCCGGTCGGCGATGCGGGCATGGATGCGGGCCACCGCCACGCGGGCTTTGGCCCGGTTGGCGGAGTCCTTGCCCTTGCGGGACAGGTTCCGTTGCGCCTTGGCCAACTTGCGCCGGTCAGCGCGCTCGTGCCGAGGGTTGCTGATTTTCTCCCCGGTGGACAGGGTGAGCAGACTGGTGATGCCCGCGTCCACCCCCACCGCCGTGCCCAGCGGAGGAAAAGGTGTGACGGTGGGATCCTCGACCAGCAGGGACACGAACCACCGACCGGCCGCGTCGCGGGACACCGTGACCGTGGACGGCTCGGCGCCGTCGGGCAGAGGCCGGGACCACACGATGGTCAGCGGGGCGTCCATCTTGGCCAGGGTGAGCTGCCCCTCGCGCCAGCGGAACGCCGAGCGGGTGTACTCCGCCGACGCCCGAGACCTGCGCTTGGACTTGAAACGCGGATACCGCGACCGCTTACCCCAAAACCCGGCGAACCCGGCTTGCAGATGCCGCAGGGCTTGCTGCAACGGCACGGAACTGACCTCGTTAAGGAACGCCAACTCCTCGGTGCGCTTCCACTCGGTCAGCCACGCCGACGACTGCACATAGGTGCTGCGTTGCCGGTCAACCGCCCACGCACGGGTCCGCGCTTCCAGGGCGAGGTTGTAAACCTTGCGGACGCATCCGAAGGTGCGGTTCAACTGCTCAGCCTGCGCCGGGGTCGGATAGAAGCGGTACTTGTATGCCCGCTTCACCACCTCACCCATGCCTCACTTCCTACCAGTAGTTCATGTAAGTCTATCCCTGAGGGGAGGGAGCGGCGTTTCCTCCCCCGCCTGAAGGCAGGGGTATCCACGCCGCGACACCGATGAAGTGCCCGACCGGAACCGGCCCGCCGCGAACATCATCGGACCACTGCCTCCAGATCCCGAGCGGGTCGTCGTAGAGCTTCGCGACCCGACCCCGGTGGCTCAAGAGAAACAGCACGGGGCACGCAATCTTCCGGCTGCCTCGGTCCGCCTCGTCCTGCTGGTAGTCCAACGTCGCGGCCGCGCGGAACTCCTCAGTGCCTGACCACAACGCTATCGACAGTCGGCCCACCCCCTGAGCAGATCGCGGGAACGACCAGCCGGGTTCGGTCACCCCTCGGCGGCCAGCGCGAGGACGTCTCGCGCGGTGGGCAGCGCGGCCTCACGGTGTGCTGGGACGAGACCGATCCGGGTGCGTCGGTCGAGCAGGTCGTCGACGGTGAGGGCGAGTTCGTGCCGGGTGGCCCAGAGGAGCTCTGCGCCGGTGACCGGGATGTCGGGGCTGATCGGCTGGCGGAGTTCGGCGGGCGCCTCGGCCAGGACGTCGACCGCCTCGGTGCCGTACCGGTGGACGAGCCGGCGTGGTGCGGGGACTCGGGCCAGTTGCGCTCTGCTCGCGGCGCCGGGTAGGGGGAGGTCGCGGGTGCGGCAGGGGCCGGCACGGAGGCGGCGCTGACGGACGGCGGTGTCGACGGCGTCCTCGGCCATCCGGCGGTAGGTGGTGAGCTTGCCGCCGATCACGCTGATGATCCCGTCGGGGTCGTCGATGACAGCGTGTCGGCGGGAGAGGTCGGCGGTTCGGGTGTCGGCGTTGGCGAGCAGCGGCCGTAGCCCGGCGTACGCACCGAGGACGTCGGCGGGTTGGAGGGGCTGGTCGAGGACGCTGTTGAGGACGTCGAGCAGGAACGCGATGTCGGCGTCGGTGGGTTGCGGCACGTCGGGGACGGGGCCGGTCACCGGCTCGTCGGTCAGTCCGGCGTACACCAGGCCGTCGGTCTGGGGCAGCGCGAAGACGTAGCGGGTGAACTCACCGGGGACCGGGATGGTCAGGCCGGCCCAGAGTCCGCCCAGGCGGGCGGCGGACAGGACGATGTGGGTTCCTCGCGATGGACGCAGACGTACGTGTGGGGTCAGGCTGCTGGCCCACACGCCTGTGGCGTTGATGACCGCGCGGGCGGCGACGTGCATCCGCGTCCCGGTGCGGGTGTCCTCGATGGTGGCGCCTTCGCGGTGCAGGCTGATCGCCCGGCAGCGGGGCAGGATGCGGGCGGACCGCGCTGCGGCCGCGCGCGCCAGACCGACGACAAGTCGCGCGTCGTCGCAGAGTTGCCCGTCCCAGGACAGGTGTGCTCCGCGCAGGCCCGCCGGCCGCAGCGCGGGCGCGATCGCGCCCGCCTCGGCCGAGCCGAGCCTGCGCGTTCCCGGAAGGGTCCGTCGGGAGGTTCCGGCGCAGGTACGCAGCACGTCTCCGGCGCGAAGGCCGACCGCCGCAGCGCGCGCCTGCCAACGGCTGGTGTACGCCGTCGCCGGTAGCAGCATCGGCAAGGGGCGCGTCAGGTGCGGCGCAGTGCGGGTCAGCAGCAGGTGGCGCTCGGCGGCACTCTCGTAGGCGATGCCCACCTGGCCGTGTGCGAGATATCGCAGGCCACCGTGGACCAGCTTGGAGCTCCAGCGGGACGTGCCGTTGGCCAGGTCATGGGCGTCGACGGCGACCACGGACAGTCCACGGCTCGCGGCGTCGAGCGCCACTCCGGCGCCGGTGACGCCCAGCCCGACGACCAGGACGTCGACGGGCGTGCCGGCGACCAGTTCGGTGAGGTCACGTTCCCGGCGGGAGACGGTCAGCGAGGTGTTCACACGCCTCCTTGCGATGTAGTGACATTGAATGTCACTCTGTCACACATGAATATGGAAGGGGAAGCATCGCCCGTCGGATGGGCCCGCTGGGGCACCACGAAGAACGCGCAGGTGCTGCCGGAATCCGCTTCGACGCTGTTGGCGCAGGTCCTCGAGCTGGCACCCCCGCCGCCGGTCGTACCGCTGGCCGAGGTGGCGGTGCCGGACTGCGAGCTGGACGGCGCGGTCCTGGGCGCGTTGCGGCAGGCGCTGGGCGTCGGGCACGTGGTCACCACCCGTGACGCCCGGGCACGTCACGCGTCGGGCATGTCGACGCCGGACCTGCTCCGCCATCGACAGGGCCTGGTACGGATGGCCCCGCAGGCCGTGCTGCGCCCGGCCGACCACGCCGAGGTGGTGTCCATCCTCGACATCTGCTCGCGGTTCGGGGTAACCGTGGTCCCCTTCGGTGGTGGCACCTCGGTCGTGGGCGGGCTGACGCCGTCCGCGGAACGGCACGTCGCCGTCGACCTGAGTCGGCTGAGCGACGTCGTCGCCGTCGACCCGACGTCGCGGACCGCCACGCTGCAGGCAGGGCTACGCGCCCCTCGGGCCGCCGAGCTGCTCGCCGAGCGCGGGTTCACCCTCGGCCACGTCCCGCAGTCCTACGAGTACGCCACGATCGGTGGGTTCGCCGCCACCCGGTCATCCGGCCAGGCGTCGGCTGGCTACGGCCGCTTCGACGACATGGTCATGGCGCTGACGGTCGCCACGCCCCGGGGCACCGTACGGGTCGGGCGCGCCCCCGCCTCGGCCGCCGGTCCGGATCTGCGGCAACTGTTCCTGGGCAGCGAGGGGACGCTCGGCGTCATCACCGACGTGACCGTCCGGATCCGCCCCCTCCCAGCCGAGTCGCACTACGAGGGCTGGCGGTTCGAATCGTTCGCCGAGGGCCTGCATGCCGTGCGGCGGCTGGCACAGGACGGGCCACGGCCCACGGTGCTGCGGCTGTCCGACGAGGTCGAGACGATGATCGGGGCGACCGGCGCCGGCCGCTCCGACGGCGGCTGCCAGCTGATCGCCGGGTACGAGGGCGCGGATGTCCGTTCCACCGTCGAAGCGACCGCCGCCGTGCTGGCGGCGCACGGCGGCGTTCCACTGGGCGAGGAGGCGGGCCAACAGTGGGCGCGGCACCGCTTCGACGCCCCGTACCTGCGGGACGCGCTGCTCGACGCGGGGGCGTTCGCGGAGACTCTGGAGACCGCGGCGTACTGGTCGGCGCTGCCGGAGGTACACGACCGGGTCCGGCAGGCGATCCTCGCGGCCTTGCCGGACGGGGCGCTGGTGCTGGCACACGTGTCCCACGTCTACGAGACCGGCGCGTCTCTGTACTTCACGGTGATCTGCTCCCCCGGACCGGATCCGGTCGACCGGTGGCGGAAGGCGAAGGCTGCGGCCAGCGACGCGATCGCGGCCGCGGGTGCCACGATCAGCCACCACCACGGTGTCGGCGCGGACCACCGGGCCTGGTACGCCGCCGAGATCGGCGACGTCGCCGTCGACCTGCTCCGGGCGGTCAAGCAGCAACTGGACCCGGCCGGCATCCTCAATCCCGGCATCCTGGTGCCGTAGGTGCGGTCCTTCGCAGTGATCCTCGGGCCCACCGCGCGCCGAGGACTGTCCCGCCTGATGCCGGTGGCCCATCTGCTCCGCGGCGCCGGCGCCCGGATCCGGGTCGAATACACGCAGACGGCCGAGCAGGCCCGCCAGCGCGCCACGGCGGCGCTGCACGGCGGCGAGGTCGTCGTCGCCGCCGGGGGCGACGGCACCATCGGCCTGCTCGCCGGAGCGGTCGCCGACACCGGCGGTCTGCTCGGCGTCATCCCCGCCGGTCGCGGTAACGACTTCGCCCGCCAGCTCGGGTTGCCGCACTCCCCCGAGGCGGTCGCGGACCTGCTGCTGCACGGACGACCACGGCACCTCGACGTCCTCCAGGTCGCGGGGCAGATCATCGTCGGCAGCGTCTATGTCGGCGTCGACGCGGCGGCCAACGAACTGGCCAACCGGTCACGTCTGCCCGCAGCGCTGGTGTATCCCACCGCCGGGCTGCGGGCACTGCTGCGCTGGCCGCGCACCCGGTACACGATCAGCGTCGACGGCCGGACCGAGCACCGGCACGCCTACACGGTGGTGATCGCCAACTGCGGGTACTACGGCGGTGGCCTGCACGTCGCCCCGGCGGCGCAGCCCGACGACGGGACCCTGGACGTCGTGGTGATCGGCCACGCCCCGAAGGTGCTGTTCCCGATCGCGCTGCGGCAGATGCGCACCGGCCGGCACGTACGGCGCGGGCACGTCTTCTCCTACCGGGGTACGTCGGTCACCGTGCGCGCCGACCGTCCGTTGACCGTGTACGGCGACGGTGATCCCGTCGGTCGCGCCGACGAGGTAACCGTCGAGGTCCGCCCGCAGGCACTGCACGTCATCGCCGGCTAGGTCCCGTCCGGTCGCGGCTTCGGCATCCGGATCATGTCGGTGGTGAGCACCAGAATGGGTGGCATGAGTGACCAGGTGCAGTTGAGGGATGTCGAAGAAGCCGATCTGGAGGCGTTCCACCAACAGGAAAACGATCCCGAGTCGGTCCGTCGGTCGAGGTTCACCCCACGCGACCGGGAGACCTTCGTGAAGCACTGGGCGACGAAGGTCCGCGGCGATCCCGGCGTCTTCGTGCAGACGGTGACCGTCGACGGTGCCACGGCCGGCAGCATCGTGGCCTGGTGGATCCAGGACCAGCGGTTCATCGGCTACTGGCTCGACCGCCAGTACTGGGGTCGGGGTGTGGGGACCAAGGCGTTGCGGCTGTTCCTGGGCCGGGAGAAGACCCGGCCGCTCTACGCGGACCCGGTCGGCACGAACACCGGCTCGGTCCGCCTGCTGGAGAAGCTCGGCTTCCAGCAGATCGACACCGTGCGTCACGGAGAAGACGAGCACGTCCTGCTTATGCTGGCCAGTCACACCAGTGCGCCGATCGGACCTCAGGACCCGCGAGACAACCCCTAGCCCGGCTCCAGGTAGCCGTCGACCAACAGCGCCAACTCCCGGTCGAACTCGGCAACCGGCACGTCGTCCGCGACCGTGCGCACGGACAGCACGAAGGACTGCGTGGTCAGGAAGACCGCGCGTGCCATGACCTCGGGCCGGCCGGGCCGGACGGAGCCGTCCTCGTGCCCGGCGACCAGCGCCGCCGTGAGGAACCGCAGCATCTCGTCCTGGCCGTTGCCCCGCCGGTCGAGAAGGTACGGGAGCAGCACCTCCGGATCGACGTCACGGATCTTGCACAGCAGCGGGTGTTCCCGTAGCTCCCGCGCCACCGCCACCACCCGCGACACCAGGCGGGACCGGCCCGAGCCGTCTGTCTCGGCGGCCGCGGCGGCCATCAGCACCTGATGCCACTCCCGGCTCATCAGGTCCCCGATCAGGGACTGCACGTCCGGCCAACGCCGGTAGACGGTCATCCGCGACACGCTGGCGCGCCGCGCCACATCCGTCATCGTCGTGCGACGTACGCCGTAGGCCAGCACGCAGTCACGGGCAGCGTCGAGAACCGTGTCGTCGACGCTGCGCTCGCCGGACTGGCTCACATCCACCACGCGGATTGTCTATCACAGGGGCGATGTGTCCAGAGCATCCGTGCGTCATGACGGCCGCCCGCCGAACGCCCAGTTGTGCACCTCGATCTCGGCGTACCGGCCCGGGGTCAGGACGGCACGCGCCCTATCCGGGTCCGACGCCCGGACCAGCGCCGCCGTACCCAGCCAGGTGGTGTCGTCGTCAGACAGCAGCGGCCCGTACGCGATCAGCTCGTCCCGGTCGGGCGACACGGCGAGATCGGCGGCCTGCCCCGCTCCGAGCCCGAGCACCAGGTACCGGCTGCCACCCGTCCGGCCTCCGGAGAAGTCCCACATGGTGCGGCCCAGCGTGTTGCGCCACCGGCGCAGCAGCACATCCCGGTACACGCCCGCCTGGTAGTTGGGCTCGTCGAAGGCGAACGCGCGGGCGGCGGCGGCATCGGGGAGGTCAACGATGTGCACGCTGCCGGTGGGCGTGTCACCGTCGTCGGCGAAGGTCGGGCCGCGCGCGATCATCTCTTCCGCGTACCGATCCATGTACGACCAGTGCTCCGCTAGCAGTTCGTCGCGCAGTGCCAGGGAGTCGTGCCGGTCGCGGTGGTAACAGAAGAACTCCATGCCCCAAGTCTTGACCAGTGCCCGACAGCGATGCGTGTCGGGCCGCGATGACGCTGTGGCGGCTCAGCGCACTGCGGCATCGGTACGAGGTTCGGGGCTGCCGATGTCCTGCAGATGGCGCAGCCCCTCCGCCCAGGAGCGGCCCAGACTGGTTTCGTGGTAGCTGATGTCGTGCTCGGCGCAGAACCGTTGGATCAATGGCCGGGCGCGGGCCAGGTTGGGGCACGGCATGCTCGGGAACAGGTGATGTTCGATCTGGTAGTTCAAGCCACCCAGAGCGGCGTCGAGGAGCCGCCCGCCGCGGACGTTGCGGGAGGTGAGTACCTGCCGCCGCAGGTAGTCGAGGTTGTCGTCGGCGCCGAGGATCGGCATGCCCTTGTGGTTGGGGGCGAAGGAGCAGCCGAGGTAGAGGCCCAGCAGGCCCTGGTTGACGACGATGAACACGACCGCCTGCGCGGGGCTCAGGACCAGGAACACGGCGGCGAGGTAGCCGCCCAGGTGCAGGGCCAGCAGCCCGGCTTCGGCGGGTCGACGCGCGAGGCGACGTGGGCTGAAGACGGCGCGGAGGCTGATGGCGTGCAGGTGTAGGCCCTCCAGCAGGAGCAGCGGGAAGAAGAGAAACGCCTGGTGACGGACGATCAGTGCGGCCAGGCCACGCCGTCGCCGGGCCTGGTCGGTGGTGAACGACAACGGCGCCACGGAGATGTCCGGGTCCTTGCCTTCGGTGTTCGGGTGGGCGTGGTGCCGGTTGTGCTTGTCCACCCACCAGCCGTAGCTGATCCCGGTCAGGAGGTTGCCGTGCACGATGCCGATCAGGTCGTTCGCCCGGCGCGAGCGGGCTATCTGCCGGTGTCCGGCATCGTGGCCGATGAACCCGGCCTGCGCGATGACCACCGCGAGTGCTACTGCCACTGCGAGCTGCCACCACGATTCGCCCAGTCGAGCGAACAGGACCCACAAGCCGGCGAAGGAGCCGACGACGAGGCCGATCCGCAGCGCGTAGTAGCCTGGCCGCCGATCGAGCAGACCCGCTGCGCGGACCTGCCGGGAAAGGTCTGCGTAGTCGCTGCCCCGCTGGCGGTCGACGCCGAGACTGATGTCGCTCACTTTGCAGCTCCCGCTGGTCGCTGTCCGCCGGATCTCTCAGCGGCGTCGGCTCGACCAGCCGGTCAGGCGGGCCATGAGCTGTTGACTCTTCTGCTGCGTGCTGGGTTTGGCCGCCTGGCGGCCGGCTCCCGCTGGATCAGATTACGCCTCCGTGGGTCGTTGAGCAGGCCGTTGAACGGCTTGCGCCGGAAGGGATTACGCGGATTACGCGGGACCGCGGGCCGGGCGTCGACGGCGAAGATC
The nucleotide sequence above comes from Micromonospora sp. NBC_00389. Encoded proteins:
- a CDS encoding pyridoxal-phosphate dependent enzyme; the encoded protein is MSEPIVPLTLGTWPTPVEPMPRLAAALGLGRGDLLIKRDDLTGLGGGGNKIRKLEWTAAEALANDADTLVTTGGPQSNHARLTAATAARLGLRAVLVFPGEPGVARSGNLVLDAFLGAEIVFTGVTGQQALADAATRVCDRLRAEGARPALIPFGGSSELATRGYARCGEELMSQVPDLRTAVVALGSGATMAGLVASLGPDRTLGVDVGAVDDSRQRVAAFVAALSPDVRADDLRIDRDHIGSGYPSLTDTVEEALTLVARLEGIILDPTYTGRAMAALIAATRRGEIEPGNTTVFIHTGGVPGLFGHADVPAFAESVQKVT
- a CDS encoding RNA-guided endonuclease InsQ/TnpB family protein encodes the protein MGEVVKRAYKYRFYPTPAQAEQLNRTFGCVRKVYNLALEARTRAWAVDRQRSTYVQSSAWLTEWKRTEELAFLNEVSSVPLQQALRHLQAGFAGFWGKRSRYPRFKSKRRSRASAEYTRSAFRWREGQLTLAKMDAPLTIVWSRPLPDGAEPSTVTVSRDAAGRWFVSLLVEDPTVTPFPPLGTAVGVDAGITSLLTLSTGEKISNPRHERADRRKLAKAQRNLSRKGKDSANRAKARVAVARIHARIADRRRDHLHKLSTRLVRENQTVVIEDLSVRTMLRNHSLARAISDAAWTQLRSMIEYKAAWYGRQVIAVDRWYPSTKTCSACGRINTAMTLGVRAWTCPGCDAVHDRDVNAAKNILAAGLAER
- a CDS encoding glycerol-3-phosphate dehydrogenase/oxidase produces the protein MNTSLTVSRRERDLTELVAGTPVDVLVVGLGVTGAGVALDAASRGLSVVAVDAHDLANGTSRWSSKLVHGGLRYLAHGQVGIAYESAAERHLLLTRTAPHLTRPLPMLLPATAYTSRWQARAAAVGLRAGDVLRTCAGTSRRTLPGTRRLGSAEAGAIAPALRPAGLRGAHLSWDGQLCDDARLVVGLARAAAARSARILPRCRAISLHREGATIEDTRTGTRMHVAARAVINATGVWASSLTPHVRLRPSRGTHIVLSAARLGGLWAGLTIPVPGEFTRYVFALPQTDGLVYAGLTDEPVTGPVPDVPQPTDADIAFLLDVLNSVLDQPLQPADVLGAYAGLRPLLANADTRTADLSRRHAVIDDPDGIISVIGGKLTTYRRMAEDAVDTAVRQRRLRAGPCRTRDLPLPGAASRAQLARVPAPRRLVHRYGTEAVDVLAEAPAELRQPISPDIPVTGAELLWATRHELALTVDDLLDRRTRIGLVPAHREAALPTARDVLALAAEG
- a CDS encoding FAD-binding oxidoreductase, which produces MNMEGEASPVGWARWGTTKNAQVLPESASTLLAQVLELAPPPPVVPLAEVAVPDCELDGAVLGALRQALGVGHVVTTRDARARHASGMSTPDLLRHRQGLVRMAPQAVLRPADHAEVVSILDICSRFGVTVVPFGGGTSVVGGLTPSAERHVAVDLSRLSDVVAVDPTSRTATLQAGLRAPRAAELLAERGFTLGHVPQSYEYATIGGFAATRSSGQASAGYGRFDDMVMALTVATPRGTVRVGRAPASAAGPDLRQLFLGSEGTLGVITDVTVRIRPLPAESHYEGWRFESFAEGLHAVRRLAQDGPRPTVLRLSDEVETMIGATGAGRSDGGCQLIAGYEGADVRSTVEATAAVLAAHGGVPLGEEAGQQWARHRFDAPYLRDALLDAGAFAETLETAAYWSALPEVHDRVRQAILAALPDGALVLAHVSHVYETGASLYFTVICSPGPDPVDRWRKAKAAASDAIAAAGATISHHHGVGADHRAWYAAEIGDVAVDLLRAVKQQLDPAGILNPGILVP
- a CDS encoding diacylglycerol/lipid kinase family protein translates to MRSFAVILGPTARRGLSRLMPVAHLLRGAGARIRVEYTQTAEQARQRATAALHGGEVVVAAGGDGTIGLLAGAVADTGGLLGVIPAGRGNDFARQLGLPHSPEAVADLLLHGRPRHLDVLQVAGQIIVGSVYVGVDAAANELANRSRLPAALVYPTAGLRALLRWPRTRYTISVDGRTEHRHAYTVVIANCGYYGGGLHVAPAAQPDDGTLDVVVIGHAPKVLFPIALRQMRTGRHVRRGHVFSYRGTSVTVRADRPLTVYGDGDPVGRADEVTVEVRPQALHVIAG
- a CDS encoding GNAT family N-acetyltransferase; amino-acid sequence: MSDQVQLRDVEEADLEAFHQQENDPESVRRSRFTPRDRETFVKHWATKVRGDPGVFVQTVTVDGATAGSIVAWWIQDQRFIGYWLDRQYWGRGVGTKALRLFLGREKTRPLYADPVGTNTGSVRLLEKLGFQQIDTVRHGEDEHVLLMLASHTSAPIGPQDPRDNP
- a CDS encoding TetR/AcrR family transcriptional regulator, which gives rise to MDVSQSGERSVDDTVLDAARDCVLAYGVRRTTMTDVARRASVSRMTVYRRWPDVQSLIGDLMSREWHQVLMAAAAAETDGSGRSRLVSRVVAVARELREHPLLCKIRDVDPEVLLPYLLDRRGNGQDEMLRFLTAALVAGHEDGSVRPGRPEVMARAVFLTTQSFVLSVRTVADDVPVAEFDRELALLVDGYLEPG
- a CDS encoding YciI family protein; the protein is MEFFCYHRDRHDSLALRDELLAEHWSYMDRYAEEMIARGPTFADDGDTPTGSVHIVDLPDAAAARAFAFDEPNYQAGVYRDVLLRRWRNTLGRTMWDFSGGRTGGSRYLVLGLGAGQAADLAVSPDRDELIAYGPLLSDDDTTWLGTAALVRASDPDRARAVLTPGRYAEIEVHNWAFGGRPS
- a CDS encoding fatty acid desaturase family protein; this translates as MSDISLGVDRQRGSDYADLSRQVRAAGLLDRRPGYYALRIGLVVGSFAGLWVLFARLGESWWQLAVAVALAVVIAQAGFIGHDAGHRQIARSRRANDLIGIVHGNLLTGISYGWWVDKHNRHHAHPNTEGKDPDISVAPLSFTTDQARRRRGLAALIVRHQAFLFFPLLLLEGLHLHAISLRAVFSPRRLARRPAEAGLLALHLGGYLAAVFLVLSPAQAVVFIVVNQGLLGLYLGCSFAPNHKGMPILGADDNLDYLRRQVLTSRNVRGGRLLDAALGGLNYQIEHHLFPSMPCPNLARARPLIQRFCAEHDISYHETSLGRSWAEGLRHLQDIGSPEPRTDAAVR